Part of the Falco biarmicus isolate bFalBia1 chromosome 4, bFalBia1.pri, whole genome shotgun sequence genome, TGTGTTCCAGGTGGTGGAAATGCCAGCATTCCTGGGATTGAGAGGATGGCACCTGGCATTGATCGTATGGGCTCGGGAATAGAAAGAATACCTTCTGGGATGGGGCATGGGATGGAGAGAGTAGGGTCAGAAATAGACAGGATGGGTCTTGTGTTAGATCGCATGAGCTCCAATGTGGAGCGAATGGGTTCAGGAATTGACCGCATGGCCCCTCTGGGCATAGATCACATCGCTCCTAACATTGAGAGGATGGGCCCAGCTATCGAGAGGATGGGTTCTGGCATAGAAAGAATGGGTTCTGGAATAGGCTTTGGTATCGAGAGAATGGGTGCTGCCATTGACCGCGTTGGCACCACTATGGACAGAATGGGGTCAGGCGTAGAACGTATGGGTTCTGGCATGGATCGCATGGGTATAGGTATTGAGCGTATGGTCCCTGCTGGAATGGGAACTGGAATGGGTCAGGTGATAGAGAGAATGCCAGCTGGATTGGATCGCATAGGTGCCACTCCTATGGAAAGAATAGGAATAGATCGTATGGGTGCTGCTAGCATGGAGAGAATGGGCTTGGAGCGCATTGGAGCCACTAACATGGAAAGAATGGGTCCTGCTATGGGACAGGGCATGGGAGCAGGCATAGATCGAATGGGACTTGCAATGGGAAGCAATTTTGAAAGAACGATGGACATGGAACGTGGAAACTTTGCAGGCAATTTTGCAGGCTCCCTTGGAGGAACTGGAGGACCTGCAGCCGGGGTGGCCAGAAAAGCCTGTCAGATATTTGTGAGAAATGTGAGTAGCCTCCTTCCTACCTCTCCTTCATAGGTCATGAAATGAATTGGTACTGACATGTTGATCTCGTCTGTGCTCAGTTGAATTCAGTCAGAGTATCTAATATGGGATGCTGCCAAAGGTGGAGTTATGTAGACTTTTGTGAGTTGAAGCCATTTCCTTAATAGGAGGAGAGCTCTTGGCATCTGtaactgaaaatgctgaacagtGGCTGTCCAAggatggaaaacatttttcgAAGAGTTGGCAGGACTTGCAAGTTGGTCAACAGATCCTCGGTAACGGTCTGTTCTTCTCTTTTCACAGCTGCCTTTTgattttacatggaaaatgctgaaagatAAATTTAATGAATGTGGTAAGTTATTTTATCACTGGTAACTGCTCTGAAAATTGAACATGAATTAAACAGTAACTCCTGGCTCTGTATGTCCCTGACGCTAGTGTCTTAACTAAAATTTCACTTGGACTCACTGAAATACCAGGTCTTAGTGTTGACAAGCTTTGTGAGGATGTTTACTGCTCCTGTTGTACCAGCAAGAGTTCTGCAGcgttaaaaagaaataagtgTCTAGTCAGATGATAACCAAGTTAACGTGTTTTTCTAAACGTGTGTGTCTTTGTCAGTCTCAGTTGGGGTGTATCATGTGGGTAGGCTCTTCGTAGTTGTAGAAAGAGATAGGAATAGAGATGCAAGTCCTGAGAACTGCTGAAAAGCACCTGCAGAGATTCTTTAAGCCTAAATGAATGTAACTATCTGGGAAAACTgtccttcaaataaaaattaaaaagtctgATTTCAGCTACTGACGGCAGAGGTGTCCTGTTCAGCATTAGGAAGTTTTTCATGGTAGCAGTTGCTGTGCCCAGACGTGCACCCCGATATCTTGTGCTGCTTGTCTGATGGCAAAACCAAGCCCCAGCCTTACCAGTTGTGATGTGAAGTGTGTGTTGACAAGTTAGGCAGGGCTTGTGAGCCTGTGCTTTGCTCCattcatctgctgctgctgctggagtgtGAATTGAGAGAACCAGTTTGAATTAATTCACCTCTCAAACTGAGAACGCTTCTTTAAAACAATGACTTGATAAAGTTGTCCTGCAGCTTTAAGTGTCAATGGTAGCTTCTAAAGGTGTGCTTTCTGTGGCTTGAGGTAAAGAACTGGGATTTGACAGTTACATGGTACTTGCTAGGTTAAACAAgaccctttcttttctttttaaggtcATGTGCTGTATGCTGATATCAAGATGGAAAATGGGAAGTCGAAAGGATGTGGTGTGGTTAGGTTTGAGTCCCCAGAAGTAGCTGAGCGAGCCTGCCGTATGATGAATGGGATACAGCTTCGTGGGAGGGAGATTGATGTGCGAATTGATAGAAATGCTTAAGTAGTTGCCTTTTTAACACTGATACCAGATttttgaatttgtattttttcttgttaaccATTTTAATTTGACTGGATGTAAAGGTGTTAAAACAATTCAGTTGCTTTCTGgagtaattttaattacttttttaacaaatggatttccattttactgttttttgcATTGAAACTGCAATGTGCACAATCTTTTTTTGTAGTTGTGGCATCTTGTTGACATTACAGATGTAAACAGTATGACTTTGATAATAAATGCAAGTTAAAGATTTCAGTCACAGCATCCGTTACTGGCAGCACATCCTATGCTtgcaaaaatatctgtaaacTGAGCTCAGTAAACTAGAATTTGTATTCTCTTGTGAAGTGTCAAGAAAGAATGTTCCTCTTGGTCGTCAGTTTATGACAGTATGAATTGGTCTCTAAAATGatgcatttctgcatttgcattaGTGTTTGAATGTCTCTGGCGTGCAGGGGACTTCCCTTTCCTGTATTCTGACCTAATCGATGACCACTCTTAGCAAAAGGCTGGTAGTTTAATTTTTCTCCAGTGGCAatgctaattttaaaaaaaaaataataaagagaaTATCCTCTACCTTCGGTTGTGTCAGTGCCGTTGTGAAGGCCTGAACTGAAAATGGGTTTAAacccctcattttttttctaagatggAGCATTTCAGTGGGGGCCATGCGTGCAGGTGTATCGGTTCCAGTCAAGGGCAAGGTGTGGTGgcaaacagctgctgcaggtgagaGGCAGAAGGTGGCATATTTCACCTTCTCCTGCAACAAATAGTTTCAATAACACAAAATgaaagtgattatttttaagtgGGAATCCTTGTGGCAGGAGAGCTGAAACTTTATGCCAAAGATGATTCCTTGCCCTTACCTTGGTTTGAGAGCTGCATGGCCTCCAAAATCAAATTGTTCTTACATTTTCATTGTGGGCTTGATTCCAGCAGCAGGACTCTGCTGGCTCAGAGGCAGTGGTATCGATTGCCTCTATGTGTCTCGTGGAGACCCATCAATATCATCTCAGTGATGCTGAGCAAGTGAGGAGTGCTGCTCTAAAAATTCCCCAACAGGCTTTGTTGCGCAAAGCTGTCATCCAAACTACCccatcagaaaaatgtttgaagCATCATCAACTCTTTAATTGTTAAACTAAAGCTAATCTGACCTGTCTTCTGGTGAAAGGTCACCTCATGGTGTCAGTACTCTGCTTTATGATGCAACTGAACAGTGCTGCACGAGCCAGCATGGTGGCAGAAATCCTTCATGTGGAAAAACAGCTTGAGTGAGCTGTTCTTAAAAATTTTAGAGCTatacataaggaaaaaaatgttacaatatGTTCTTGGTCTCTTAATACTTTCTCTGTTCCAACCTTCTCCTCATAAACTTCGAGACAAGGTGCTCTCAAGAACGCCTTCCACAAACTTCAAACTGTTGAGTTTTAgtttcatctttgctttctcAATAGAGAAAATCTCGCCGAAGAGGTTCCTGTGTGTTCCAACAgccccttctcttccctcttaCCTCTGTGTTACCCGTGAATTACAGTTACAATGAAACTGCTGAATTAAACTCAGTTGTATTttacagtgtttattttttttggtatcAGTACATGAGTGAGGTTCCCTTTAGCACAGTTGTGCTGGTGGAGGGTATGCTGAAGCAGAGCAGCGCAGGAAGCTCAAACCAGCCTTGTGACCGCGGAGAACGTAGTGAGGAGGCGGCAGCGAGGCTGGTTGCAAGACCCCTTGTGAGggggggctgctgtgctgggaaatAGCAGGAGCAGGTACTTCTCTTGGTGTTTTGTgctttggaggagaaaaaccccaaaccctactGCACTGCTTCACAATAAAGCCGCCAGTTTAGGCTGTTGGTGTGCCCTTGCAGCGGGCCGTGCCGGCTCGGTCGGGCAAGCTGCCTGACGCCTTGGTGTTGTCTCCAAAATGTGACCGCGGTCCCGGTGTGCGACATGGTGATCTCACACCCTGAGACGAGACTTTTATTGCAGAGCTGGGCGAGTCCAGCTGccagcaaacacagccagcGTGCT contains:
- the HNRNPM gene encoding heterogeneous nuclear ribonucleoprotein M isoform X1, which codes for MEESMKKAAEVLNKHSLGGRPLKVKEVRRASVLSDPDGEHARRAMQKVMAAAGGMGIGPGPGGPGMINIPPSILNNPNIPNEIIHALQAGRLGSTVFVANLDYKVGWKKLKEVFSMAGVVVRADILEDKDGKSRGIGTVTFEQAIEAVQAISMFNGQLLFDRPMHVKMDERAFPKGDFFPPERPQQLPHGLGGIGMGLGPGGQPIDANHLNKGMGMGNMGPGGMGMEGMGFGMNKMGGMEGPFGGMENIGRFPAGMNMGRMSEMDRAMGGGFEREFGRNEMGMSRSFGETLERGIGGGNASIPGIERMAPGIDRMGSGIERIPSGMGHGMERVGSEIDRMGLVLDRMSSNVERMGSGIDRMAPLGIDHIAPNIERMGPAIERMGSGIERMGSGIGFGIERMGAAIDRVGTTMDRMGSGVERMGSGMDRMGIGIERMVPAGMGTGMGQVIERMPAGLDRIGATPMERIGIDRMGAASMERMGLERIGATNMERMGPAMGQGMGAGIDRMGLAMGSNFERTMDMERGNFAGNFAGSLGGTGGPAAGVARKACQIFVRNLPFDFTWKMLKDKFNECGHVLYADIKMENGKSKGCGVVRFESPEVAERACRMMNGIQLRGREIDVRIDRNA
- the HNRNPM gene encoding heterogeneous nuclear ribonucleoprotein M isoform X3, which codes for MEESMKKAAEVLNKHSLGGRPLKVKEVRRASVLSDPDGEHARRAMQKVMAAAGGMGIGPGPGGPGMINIPPSILNNPNIPNEIIHALQAGRLGSTVFVANLDYKVGWKKLKEVFSMAGVVVRADILEDKDGKSRGIGTVTFEQAIEAVQAISMFNGQLLFDRPMHVKMDERAFPKGDFFPPERPQQLPRMGMEGMGFGMNKMGGMEGPFGGMENIGRFPAGMNMGRMSEMDRAMGGGFEREFGRNEMGMSRSFGETLERGIGGGNASIPGIERMAPGIDRMGSGIERIPSGMGHGMERVGSEIDRMGLVLDRMSSNVERMGSGIDRMAPLGIDHIAPNIERMGPAIERMGSGIERMGSGIGFGIERMGAAIDRVGTTMDRMGSGVERMGSGMDRMGIGIERMVPAGMGTGMGQVIERMPAGLDRIGATPMERIGIDRMGAASMERMGLERIGATNMERMGPAMGQGMGAGIDRMGLAMGSNFERTMDMERGNFAGNFAGSLGGTGGPAAGVARKACQIFVRNLPFDFTWKMLKDKFNECGHVLYADIKMENGKSKGCGVVRFESPEVAERACRMMNGIQLRGREIDVRIDRNA
- the HNRNPM gene encoding heterogeneous nuclear ribonucleoprotein M isoform X2, giving the protein MEESMKKAAEVLNKHSLGGRPLKVKEDPDGEHARRAMQKVMAAAGGMGIGPGPGGPGMINIPPSILNNPNIPNEIIHALQAGRLGSTVFVANLDYKVGWKKLKEVFSMAGVVVRADILEDKDGKSRGIGTVTFEQAIEAVQAISMFNGQLLFDRPMHVKMDERAFPKGDFFPPERPQQLPHGLGGIGMGLGPGGQPIDANHLNKGMGMGNMGPGGMGMEGMGFGMNKMGGMEGPFGGMENIGRFPAGMNMGRMSEMDRAMGGGFEREFGRNEMGMSRSFGETLERGIGGGNASIPGIERMAPGIDRMGSGIERIPSGMGHGMERVGSEIDRMGLVLDRMSSNVERMGSGIDRMAPLGIDHIAPNIERMGPAIERMGSGIERMGSGIGFGIERMGAAIDRVGTTMDRMGSGVERMGSGMDRMGIGIERMVPAGMGTGMGQVIERMPAGLDRIGATPMERIGIDRMGAASMERMGLERIGATNMERMGPAMGQGMGAGIDRMGLAMGSNFERTMDMERGNFAGNFAGSLGGTGGPAAGVARKACQIFVRNLPFDFTWKMLKDKFNECGHVLYADIKMENGKSKGCGVVRFESPEVAERACRMMNGIQLRGREIDVRIDRNA
- the HNRNPM gene encoding heterogeneous nuclear ribonucleoprotein M isoform X4, whose product is MEESMKKAAEVLNKHSLGGRPLKVKEDPDGEHARRAMQKVMAAAGGMGIGPGPGGPGMINIPPSILNNPNIPNEIIHALQAGRLGSTVFVANLDYKVGWKKLKEVFSMAGVVVRADILEDKDGKSRGIGTVTFEQAIEAVQAISMFNGQLLFDRPMHVKMDERAFPKGDFFPPERPQQLPRMGMEGMGFGMNKMGGMEGPFGGMENIGRFPAGMNMGRMSEMDRAMGGGFEREFGRNEMGMSRSFGETLERGIGGGNASIPGIERMAPGIDRMGSGIERIPSGMGHGMERVGSEIDRMGLVLDRMSSNVERMGSGIDRMAPLGIDHIAPNIERMGPAIERMGSGIERMGSGIGFGIERMGAAIDRVGTTMDRMGSGVERMGSGMDRMGIGIERMVPAGMGTGMGQVIERMPAGLDRIGATPMERIGIDRMGAASMERMGLERIGATNMERMGPAMGQGMGAGIDRMGLAMGSNFERTMDMERGNFAGNFAGSLGGTGGPAAGVARKACQIFVRNLPFDFTWKMLKDKFNECGHVLYADIKMENGKSKGCGVVRFESPEVAERACRMMNGIQLRGREIDVRIDRNA